The following coding sequences are from one Paenibacillus stellifer window:
- a CDS encoding efflux RND transporter permease subunit, whose translation MKSIINFSLRNKFAIWLLTLIVVFAGLYSGLTMKQETLPNISIPYLNITTIYPGAAPEGVVNDVTKPLEQRLRNVDGIKTLNSTSMENASNITIEFEYGTNLDNATAAVREALNEVTLPDDVQKPQITRFSLSSLPVISLSLASSSQQDLESLTRIAENDISPALEDLDGVASVSVAGQYVKEVTLKFNPDKLKQYGLTEDTVKGIIQGSSIHVPLGLFEMEQSEKAVAVDGNITNIDDLKNVAIPYTPVGAGAGAGNAGQAAGAAGQGMSGAGAAGAGAAASGATGAAAGGNAGTAAGAGTGAAASLGLPTVKLSELATIEVTGQSDSISRTNGKDSIGIQIIKANDANTVEVVNKVKDEVDKLKEQYKDVDLTVLLDQGKPIQDSVHTMLSKAVFGALFAVLIILLFLRNIRSTIISIISIPLSLLIAVLCLRQMDITLNMMTLGAMTVAIGRVVDDSIVVIENIYRRLTLSGENLRGRELISAATREMFVPIMSSTIVTIAVFLPLAFVSGMVGELFLPFALTMVFSLLASLVVAVTLVPALAHSLFRNGLKSKNDHGEKPGRMAAGYRRILNWCLSHKLITFGTAVLLLVGSLFLIKPIGVSFLPSQEEKNVTLTFSPKAGQTLEDVKALGLKAEKYILNQEHVDQMQYSIGGGGMMGMGGGSKSGLFYVTYDSDTPEFDKVKEQLIKGLQKEVPDGTWGDMSSMAGGGLGGSSLTVNVFGDSLEQIKPVADQILDTVKQDTKNFKDAETSLSESYGQYTIVADQQKLSSLGLTAGQIAMKLSSSGTRPVLTEIQVDDKNYNVYIESDKETYSSIQQMEDATLTSPLGIPVRIGDVAKIEEGTSPDSITRMDGKMMVSVTAEITSSDVGSASNAVKDKVDAMKLPDGVTVTFGGVTEQINDTFGQLGIAMAAAIAIVYFVLVVTFGGGLAPFAILFSLPFTIIGGLVALLIAGETLNVSALMGALMLIGIVVTNAIVLIDRVIHKEREGLSTREALLEAGGTRLRPILMTALATIGALLPLVAGLENSAGIISKGLGVTVIGGLISSTLLTLVVVPVVYEFLMKFRRKRVED comes from the coding sequence ATGAAAAGCATTATTAATTTCTCGCTGCGGAACAAGTTCGCAATCTGGCTGCTGACCCTTATCGTTGTGTTCGCCGGCCTGTACAGCGGACTGACCATGAAGCAGGAGACGCTGCCCAATATCAGCATTCCCTATCTCAACATCACAACCATCTATCCGGGCGCGGCTCCGGAAGGTGTCGTGAACGACGTCACCAAGCCGCTGGAGCAGCGGCTGCGCAACGTGGACGGCATCAAGACGCTGAACTCGACGTCCATGGAGAACGCCTCGAACATCACCATTGAGTTCGAGTACGGCACCAATCTGGACAACGCCACAGCGGCCGTCCGCGAAGCACTGAATGAGGTAACGCTTCCGGACGATGTCCAGAAGCCGCAGATTACCCGGTTCAGCCTCAGCTCCCTGCCGGTCATCTCCCTCAGTCTGGCGAGCAGCAGCCAGCAGGATCTGGAGAGCCTGACCCGGATTGCGGAGAATGACATCAGCCCGGCGCTGGAGGATTTGGACGGCGTAGCCTCCGTATCTGTAGCCGGCCAATACGTCAAGGAAGTGACGCTGAAGTTCAATCCGGACAAGCTGAAACAGTACGGGCTGACTGAAGACACCGTTAAGGGCATTATCCAGGGTTCCTCGATCCATGTGCCGCTCGGCCTGTTCGAGATGGAACAGTCCGAGAAGGCCGTAGCGGTTGACGGCAACATTACGAATATCGACGATCTCAAGAACGTCGCCATCCCGTATACGCCGGTCGGAGCCGGTGCGGGCGCAGGCAATGCCGGGCAGGCCGCAGGTGCGGCGGGCCAAGGCATGAGTGGCGCAGGCGCGGCGGGAGCAGGTGCAGCTGCGAGCGGCGCTACGGGCGCGGCGGCAGGCGGTAACGCTGGAACGGCCGCCGGAGCCGGAACGGGAGCGGCCGCCAGCTTGGGCCTGCCAACCGTCAAGCTGTCCGAGCTGGCCACAATTGAAGTGACCGGACAGTCTGATTCCATTTCCCGCACCAACGGCAAGGATTCCATCGGCATCCAGATTATCAAGGCGAACGATGCCAACACCGTTGAAGTGGTGAACAAGGTCAAGGATGAAGTAGACAAGCTGAAAGAGCAGTATAAGGACGTGGATCTGACCGTGCTGCTCGACCAAGGCAAGCCGATTCAAGACTCCGTGCACACCATGCTGTCCAAGGCGGTCTTCGGCGCCCTGTTCGCCGTGCTGATTATTCTGCTCTTCCTGCGGAATATCCGCTCTACTATCATTTCCATCATTTCGATTCCGCTGTCGCTCCTGATCGCGGTTCTGTGCCTGCGGCAGATGGACATCACATTGAATATGATGACGCTCGGCGCGATGACCGTCGCAATCGGGCGCGTTGTCGACGACTCCATCGTCGTCATCGAGAATATTTACCGCCGGCTTACGTTAAGCGGCGAGAATCTGCGCGGCCGCGAGCTGATCAGCGCGGCGACGCGTGAAATGTTCGTGCCGATCATGTCCTCCACGATCGTCACAATCGCAGTATTCCTGCCGCTCGCTTTCGTAAGCGGCATGGTCGGCGAACTGTTCCTGCCGTTCGCGCTGACCATGGTCTTCTCCCTGCTCGCCTCCCTCGTCGTGGCGGTCACCCTCGTTCCGGCGCTTGCGCACTCGCTCTTCCGGAACGGGCTTAAATCCAAAAATGATCACGGCGAGAAGCCGGGCCGGATGGCGGCCGGATACCGCCGCATTCTGAACTGGTGCTTATCTCACAAGCTGATCACCTTCGGTACGGCGGTACTGCTGCTCGTAGGCAGCCTGTTCCTGATCAAGCCGATCGGCGTCAGCTTCCTGCCTTCACAGGAAGAGAAGAACGTTACGCTGACCTTCTCGCCGAAGGCCGGACAGACGCTGGAAGACGTGAAGGCGCTCGGCCTGAAGGCCGAGAAATACATCCTGAACCAGGAGCATGTCGATCAGATGCAATATTCGATCGGCGGCGGCGGAATGATGGGCATGGGCGGCGGAAGCAAGTCGGGCCTGTTCTACGTCACTTATGACAGTGACACTCCCGAATTCGACAAGGTCAAAGAGCAACTGATCAAAGGACTCCAGAAGGAAGTGCCGGATGGCACCTGGGGCGACATGTCCAGCATGGCAGGCGGCGGGCTCGGCGGCAGCTCTCTGACCGTCAATGTATTCGGCGACTCGCTCGAACAGATCAAGCCGGTGGCCGACCAGATTCTGGACACCGTCAAGCAGGATACGAAGAATTTCAAAGACGCGGAGACAAGCTTGAGCGAGTCTTACGGACAATATACCATCGTCGCCGATCAGCAGAAGCTGAGCTCACTCGGCCTTACGGCGGGGCAGATCGCCATGAAGCTGAGTTCTTCGGGCACTCGTCCCGTATTGACCGAGATACAGGTCGACGACAAGAACTATAACGTCTACATCGAATCCGATAAAGAGACGTACAGCAGCATCCAGCAGATGGAGGATGCCACACTGACTTCTCCGCTTGGCATTCCGGTCCGCATCGGCGATGTCGCTAAGATCGAGGAAGGCACCTCGCCGGATTCCATCACCCGCATGGACGGCAAAATGATGGTAAGCGTCACTGCGGAAATCACATCAAGCGATGTCGGCAGCGCCTCGAATGCCGTCAAGGACAAGGTGGACGCTATGAAGCTGCCGGACGGCGTCACGGTAACGTTCGGCGGCGTTACAGAGCAGATTAACGATACCTTCGGCCAGCTCGGCATCGCAATGGCTGCAGCGATCGCGATCGTCTACTTCGTGCTCGTGGTAACCTTCGGCGGCGGACTCGCGCCGTTCGCGATTCTGTTCTCGCTGCCGTTCACGATCATCGGCGGACTCGTCGCCCTGCTGATCGCGGGCGAGACGCTGAACGTGTCCGCGCTCATGGGCGCGCTCATGCTGATCGGCATTGTCGTCACCAACGCCATCGTGCTGATCGACCGCGTTATCCACAAGGAACGCGAGGGCCTGTCAACCCGCGAAGCGCTGCTTGAAGCGGGCGGCACCCGTCTGCGGCCGATCCTGATGACCGCGCTCGCCACGATCGGAGCTCTGCTCCCGCTCGTCGCAGGTCTTGAGAATAGTGCCGGCATCATCTCCAAGGGACTCGGCGTCACGGTTATCGGCGGCCTGATCAGCTCCACGCTGCTGACGCTCGTCGTCGTGCCTGTCGTATACGAGTTCCTGATGAAGTTCCGCCGCAAGCGGGTGGAAGACTAG
- a CDS encoding TetR/AcrR family transcriptional regulator — MKSADRKIEIIKTAMELFAQKGASSTSMQEIAERCGISKGSLYLLFKSKEELEESVYLHCFRKIRDPLLALEQETSLSPKDKLRSQVEALLTHMYELREFLQRVVRDIAESDPSEPPAWLCRVFVPLIRQFERRLESVYGSDILPYTGELWMLAQGMIESYIRVIFHPGSPLTPAQSADHLIRTLDIAAAGLLASRPDPLLSADMLTSLISTDEDDARSNPFHLIRQIKEAAAGLPDLTPEARGDIRESLSILESELLSVQPRRAIIKGMLLNLQSCPGLSTLASELEIHITPYESPILSKRR; from the coding sequence GTGAAATCTGCCGATCGAAAAATTGAGATCATCAAGACGGCCATGGAACTGTTCGCCCAAAAAGGAGCTTCGTCCACGTCCATGCAGGAGATCGCCGAGCGATGCGGCATTTCTAAAGGAAGCCTGTATCTCTTGTTCAAATCGAAAGAGGAGCTGGAAGAGAGCGTCTATCTGCACTGTTTCCGCAAGATCCGCGATCCTTTGCTCGCCCTTGAGCAGGAGACCAGCCTGTCTCCGAAGGATAAGCTGCGCAGCCAGGTGGAGGCTCTGCTCACCCACATGTACGAACTGCGCGAATTCCTCCAGCGGGTCGTGCGGGATATCGCGGAGAGCGATCCTTCGGAACCGCCGGCCTGGCTATGCCGGGTATTCGTGCCGCTGATCCGCCAGTTCGAGCGCCGGCTGGAGTCGGTATACGGATCGGATATTCTTCCCTATACAGGAGAGCTGTGGATGCTCGCGCAGGGGATGATCGAATCGTATATCCGGGTGATTTTTCACCCGGGGTCCCCGCTTACGCCGGCGCAATCGGCCGATCATCTGATCCGGACGCTCGATATCGCCGCAGCGGGGCTGCTGGCATCCCGGCCCGATCCGCTTTTGTCCGCCGATATGCTGACCTCGCTGATCTCCACGGATGAGGACGATGCGCGAAGCAATCCGTTTCATCTGATCCGGCAAATCAAAGAGGCGGCAGCGGGCCTTCCCGACCTTACGCCGGAAGCTCGCGGCGACATCCGGGAGTCGCTGTCCATTCTGGAAAGCGAGCTGCTGAGCGTTCAGCCGCGAAGAGCGATCATCAAGGGCATGCTGCTCAATCTTCAGTCATGTCCCGGGCTGAGCACCCTTGCTTCGGAGCTTGAAATCCATATTACTCCATATGAAAGCCCCATTCTTTCGAAGCGGAGGTGA
- a CDS encoding GNAT family N-acetyltransferase, giving the protein MIKLVQMDEATFQFFLRQSTNDFAEEKVKSGDWEPDNALKQSKEAMTGFLPSGLQTDGAYLYSVVEEESETAVGYIWFNVTEGRRGREAFIYDIYIFEPYQGRGYGKQAMQALDEKARSMNVSKIGLHVFGQNQRAFQLYTKMGYGVTDITMSKEL; this is encoded by the coding sequence ATGATAAAACTGGTTCAAATGGATGAAGCGACATTCCAATTTTTCCTCAGACAGTCCACAAATGACTTTGCCGAAGAGAAGGTCAAATCCGGCGACTGGGAGCCGGACAACGCGCTGAAGCAATCCAAGGAAGCGATGACTGGGTTTCTGCCGTCAGGGCTTCAGACGGATGGCGCGTATCTGTACTCCGTTGTGGAAGAGGAGAGCGAAACGGCGGTTGGCTACATCTGGTTCAATGTGACGGAGGGCCGCCGCGGACGCGAAGCCTTTATATACGATATTTATATTTTCGAGCCTTATCAGGGCAGAGGCTATGGCAAACAGGCCATGCAGGCGCTGGACGAGAAGGCGCGCTCCATGAATGTAAGCAAGATCGGGCTGCATGTGTTCGGACAGAATCAGCGCGCTTTTCAGCTGTATACCAAAATGGGCTACGGCGTCACAGACATTACAATGTCCAAAGAGCTATAG
- the fni gene encoding type 2 isopentenyl-diphosphate Delta-isomerase, whose amino-acid sequence MNQLPHGVGGEAETNAPVTGERKIEHVRLCLNEDVAGRGVTAGFERWRFRHNALPEVDFGSITLRTSFLGRSLRTPLLISSMTGGSPATGGINARLAASAQRRGWALGVGSVRAAVECPELTATFRVRDYAPDIPVIANLGAVQLSLGYGVDECRRAVDIAGADWLVLHLNGLQEVFQPEGDTAFGGLLDRIGQVCRSLDVPVGIKEVGWGIDGDTAQRLYDAGAAFIDVAGAGGTSWSQVEKFRSPDPVKRAAAEAFADWGIPTAECIADVRAASPNGALIGSGGLHSGVDAAKALALGADLAGFGRKLLGPAVESEEALEAKLAQTELELRTAMFGIGASSVDELRGTPRLVRI is encoded by the coding sequence ATGAATCAATTGCCGCACGGCGTCGGCGGCGAGGCCGAGACGAACGCTCCCGTTACGGGCGAGCGCAAAATCGAGCATGTCCGCTTATGTCTGAACGAAGACGTGGCGGGCCGGGGCGTGACCGCAGGCTTCGAGCGCTGGCGCTTCCGCCATAACGCGCTGCCTGAGGTGGATTTCGGCAGCATCACGCTGCGGACCTCTTTTCTTGGGCGCAGCCTGCGCACGCCGCTGCTCATCAGCTCGATGACCGGCGGCAGTCCCGCGACCGGCGGGATTAACGCCCGGCTGGCGGCGTCGGCCCAGCGGCGCGGCTGGGCGCTCGGCGTCGGCTCGGTCCGGGCCGCCGTGGAGTGCCCTGAGCTGACCGCGACCTTCCGTGTCCGGGACTATGCGCCGGATATTCCGGTCATCGCCAATCTGGGCGCGGTACAGCTCTCGCTCGGATACGGCGTAGATGAGTGCCGGCGGGCGGTTGATATCGCCGGGGCCGATTGGCTTGTGCTGCACCTGAACGGCCTTCAGGAGGTGTTCCAGCCGGAAGGCGATACGGCGTTCGGCGGTCTGCTGGACCGGATCGGGCAGGTGTGCCGCAGTCTGGACGTGCCGGTGGGCATCAAGGAAGTCGGCTGGGGCATCGACGGCGATACGGCGCAGAGGCTCTATGATGCCGGCGCCGCCTTCATCGACGTGGCCGGAGCGGGGGGAACCTCGTGGAGCCAGGTCGAGAAGTTCCGCAGCCCTGATCCGGTGAAGCGGGCCGCGGCCGAAGCATTCGCGGACTGGGGCATTCCGACGGCCGAGTGCATTGCGGACGTCCGCGCCGCCTCGCCGAACGGTGCGCTGATCGGCAGCGGCGGGCTGCATAGCGGCGTCGATGCAGCGAAGGCGTTGGCGCTTGGCGCAGATTTGGCCGGATTCGGCCGTAAGCTGCTGGGCCCGGCCGTGGAATCGGAGGAGGCGCTGGAAGCGAAGCTTGCGCAGACCGAGCTGGAGCTTCGGACGGCGATGTTCGGCATCGGTGCCTCCTCCGTTGATGAGCTGCGGGGAACGCCACGGCTGGTTCGCATTTAG
- the prfA gene encoding peptide chain release factor 1, with protein MLDRLQSLADRYEKLSELLCDPDVASDSKKLRDYSKEQSDLQPAFEAYTEYKNVMEELDAAKLMQGEKLDDEMREMVKMEIDDLSRRQIELEEKIRILLLPKDPNDDKNVIVEIRGAAGGDEAALFASDLYRMYTRYADTQGWRIELMDANTNDLGGFKEVIFMINGRGAYSKMKYESGAHRVQRIPTTESGGRIHTSTSTVAVMPEAEEVDIEILDKDIRVDTFCSSGAGGQSVNTTKSAVRVTHIPTGIVATCQDGKSQNSNKEKALQVLRARISDMMRQEEEAKYAGERKSKVGTGDRSERIRTYNFPQSRVTDHRIGLTLHRLDSVMNGEIEEIISALSIAEQAELLEKGE; from the coding sequence TTGTTGGACCGATTGCAATCTCTGGCGGACCGCTATGAGAAACTCAGTGAACTGCTTTGCGATCCGGATGTTGCAAGCGATAGTAAGAAACTGAGGGACTATTCCAAAGAACAATCCGACTTGCAGCCCGCTTTTGAGGCTTATACCGAATATAAGAATGTCATGGAAGAACTGGATGCCGCCAAGCTGATGCAGGGCGAGAAGCTGGACGACGAAATGCGTGAGATGGTCAAGATGGAAATCGACGACCTGTCACGCCGTCAGATCGAGCTGGAGGAGAAGATCCGCATTCTGCTGCTGCCCAAGGATCCGAATGATGACAAGAACGTGATCGTGGAAATCCGCGGCGCCGCCGGCGGCGACGAAGCGGCTCTGTTCGCGTCCGATCTGTACCGGATGTACACCCGCTATGCGGATACGCAGGGCTGGCGCATTGAACTGATGGACGCCAATACGAACGACCTGGGCGGCTTCAAGGAAGTTATCTTCATGATCAACGGCCGGGGCGCTTACAGCAAAATGAAATACGAAAGCGGCGCACACCGCGTACAGCGCATTCCGACGACGGAATCCGGCGGCCGCATCCACACTTCGACTTCGACGGTGGCGGTTATGCCGGAAGCTGAGGAAGTCGACATCGAAATTCTCGACAAGGATATCCGTGTCGATACGTTCTGCTCCAGCGGTGCGGGCGGACAGTCCGTCAACACGACGAAATCCGCCGTGCGCGTGACGCATATTCCGACCGGCATTGTGGCGACCTGCCAGGACGGCAAGTCGCAGAACTCGAACAAGGAGAAGGCGCTGCAAGTGCTGCGCGCCCGCATCTCCGACATGATGCGCCAGGAAGAGGAAGCCAAATACGCCGGAGAGCGCAAGAGCAAGGTCGGCACCGGCGACCGCAGCGAACGCATCCGGACGTACAATTTCCCGCAGAGCCGGGTAACAGACCATCGGATCGGTCTGACGCTGCACCGCCTCGACTCCGTCATGAACGGTGAAATCGAAGAGATTATTTCGGCGCTCTCCATCGCGGAACAGGCCGAGCTGCTGGAAAAAGGAGAATAA
- the ychF gene encoding redox-regulated ATPase YchF has protein sequence MALKAGIVGLPNVGKSTLFNAITQAGAESANYPFCTIDPNVGVVEVPDERLDKLTELVVPNKTVPTAFEFVDIAGLVRGASKGEGLGNKFLAHIREVDAIVHVVRCFEDENVTHVDGKVNPISDIQTINLELILADVESVEKRIDRSRKNMKGGNKQYTQEVEVLERIKDALYEDMPARSVELSDEEKVIVRDLHLLTMKPVLYAANVGEDEVSTAEENPYVKQVREFAAAENAEVVPISAKVEAEIAELEGEDKAMFLEELGLQESGLNRLIKAAYKLLGLYTYFTAGVQEVRAWTIRKGTKAPGAAGVIHSDFERGFIRAEVVAYDDLISAGSMNGAKERGQLRLEGKDYVVQDGDIMHFRFNV, from the coding sequence ATGGCTTTGAAAGCGGGTATCGTGGGTCTGCCTAACGTGGGCAAATCGACGCTGTTTAACGCAATTACGCAGGCGGGCGCGGAGTCCGCGAACTATCCTTTCTGCACGATCGACCCCAATGTCGGCGTGGTTGAGGTTCCGGACGAGCGTCTCGATAAGCTGACGGAGCTGGTTGTACCGAACAAAACGGTGCCGACGGCGTTTGAATTCGTGGACATCGCGGGACTGGTGCGCGGCGCGAGCAAGGGCGAAGGTCTCGGCAACAAATTCCTGGCGCATATCCGCGAGGTGGACGCGATTGTTCATGTCGTGCGGTGTTTTGAAGACGAGAATGTCACGCATGTGGACGGCAAGGTCAACCCGATCAGCGACATCCAGACGATCAACCTGGAGCTGATTCTGGCGGACGTGGAGAGCGTGGAGAAGCGGATCGACCGTTCCCGTAAAAACATGAAGGGCGGCAACAAGCAGTACACCCAGGAAGTCGAAGTGCTGGAACGCATCAAGGATGCTCTTTATGAGGATATGCCGGCCCGCAGCGTAGAGCTGTCTGATGAAGAGAAGGTGATCGTTCGCGACCTGCATCTTTTGACGATGAAGCCGGTACTGTACGCTGCCAATGTAGGCGAGGATGAAGTATCGACTGCCGAGGAGAATCCTTATGTGAAGCAGGTCCGTGAATTCGCCGCCGCTGAGAATGCGGAAGTAGTGCCGATCAGCGCCAAGGTGGAAGCGGAAATTGCCGAGCTGGAAGGCGAAGACAAAGCCATGTTCCTGGAAGAGCTCGGTCTGCAGGAATCCGGCCTGAACCGTCTGATCAAAGCAGCTTACAAGCTGCTGGGGCTGTACACGTATTTCACGGCGGGTGTGCAGGAAGTTCGCGCCTGGACGATCCGCAAAGGAACGAAGGCTCCCGGAGCCGCGGGTGTCATCCACTCCGATTTCGAGCGCGGCTTCATCCGTGCCGAGGTCGTCGCTTACGATGATCTGATCTCAGCCGGTTCGATGAACGGCGCCAAGGAACGCGGCCAGCTGCGTCTGGAAGGCAAGGACTACGTCGTACAGGACGGCGACATTATGCATTTCCGCTTCAACGTGTAA
- the cls gene encoding cardiolipin synthase, protein MRRGIQSIVIIAALLAFYYFGFGIFGSTGGTIISIFSTLTVVSISLAIFMENRNPSTTMAWILLLALIPVVGLVFYFLFGQNVFKRRKYDKKAQRDLMAYERIENDALRMHQDWSSFNSSQRKLLGMSQRLARTPISFTSETRVLTNGEETFGTLLLELRQAQHHIHMEYYIFRDDEIGTRIQQILIEKARSGVKVRFMYDAVGSLQLSKRFLNELSNAGVKVAAYGTSRTFFSSRVNYRNHRKIVVIDGDVGFMGGLNVGDEYLSRSKTYGFWRDTHMLVRGEAVRTMQIIFLQDWMHTTGERILEQDYLSPQLRYTSGEGAVQIIASGPDNERRSLKNIFFAMITAAEKSVWIATPYFIPDEDIYTALRVAALSGLDVRLLFPGKPDKWIPFLASHSYFPMLLEAGVQIYEYEKGFIHSKLLIIDGEIATIGTANMDMRSFHLNFEVNALLLKTESVQRIVSDFERDLQSTSLIIHEKFMNKKFLVRLLESGARLMSPLL, encoded by the coding sequence ATGAGAAGAGGAATTCAGTCGATCGTCATTATTGCTGCTCTGCTTGCTTTTTATTATTTCGGCTTTGGCATTTTCGGCAGCACCGGGGGGACGATCATCAGTATTTTTTCGACGTTGACGGTGGTTTCGATCAGTCTGGCGATTTTTATGGAGAACCGGAACCCGTCGACGACGATGGCCTGGATTCTGCTCTTGGCCCTGATCCCGGTCGTGGGCCTTGTGTTCTACTTTCTGTTTGGGCAAAATGTATTCAAACGGCGCAAGTATGATAAAAAAGCCCAGCGCGACCTTATGGCCTACGAGCGGATCGAGAATGACGCGCTGCGAATGCATCAGGACTGGTCAAGCTTCAATTCTTCCCAGCGGAAGCTGCTCGGCATGTCGCAGAGGCTGGCGCGGACGCCGATCTCCTTCACGTCGGAGACGCGGGTGCTCACCAATGGAGAGGAGACCTTCGGAACGCTTTTGCTCGAGCTTCGTCAAGCGCAGCACCATATTCATATGGAGTATTATATTTTCCGCGACGACGAGATTGGCACGCGAATCCAGCAGATTCTGATCGAGAAAGCGCGGTCGGGCGTCAAGGTGCGTTTCATGTACGACGCCGTTGGCAGCCTGCAGCTCTCCAAACGTTTCCTGAACGAGCTGTCGAATGCGGGCGTGAAGGTGGCGGCGTACGGAACGTCGCGGACTTTTTTCTCCAGCCGGGTGAACTACCGGAATCACCGCAAAATCGTCGTGATCGACGGAGACGTCGGCTTCATGGGCGGTCTGAACGTGGGGGACGAGTACCTCAGCCGGAGCAAAACGTACGGGTTCTGGCGGGATACTCATATGCTTGTGCGAGGCGAAGCGGTGCGGACAATGCAAATTATTTTTCTGCAGGACTGGATGCACACGACGGGAGAGCGGATTCTGGAGCAGGATTACCTGTCGCCTCAGCTGCGCTACACCTCGGGAGAAGGGGCGGTGCAGATTATCGCCAGCGGACCGGACAACGAGCGCCGGTCGCTCAAAAATATCTTCTTCGCCATGATCACCGCAGCCGAGAAATCGGTGTGGATCGCGACGCCGTATTTTATCCCGGATGAGGACATCTACACGGCGCTGCGGGTTGCCGCCCTTTCCGGCCTCGATGTGCGCCTGCTGTTCCCGGGCAAGCCGGACAAGTGGATTCCGTTCCTGGCTTCTCACTCCTATTTCCCGATGCTGCTGGAAGCGGGTGTCCAGATTTACGAGTATGAAAAAGGCTTCATCCATTCCAAGCTGCTCATCATCGACGGCGAAATCGCCACGATCGGGACAGCCAACATGGATATGCGGAGCTTCCATCTTAATTTCGAAGTCAACGCACTGCTGCTGAAGACGGAGAGCGTCCAGCGCATCGTGTCGGACTTCGAACGGGATCTGCAGTCCACCTCGCTCATCATTCACGAGAAGTTTATGAACAAGAAATTTCTGGTCCGTCTCCTGGAATCGGGAGCCCGCCTCATGTCTCCGCTGCTGTAG